In Fusarium oxysporum Fo47 chromosome IX, complete sequence, the following proteins share a genomic window:
- a CDS encoding Thiolase, N-terminal domain-containing protein, with protein sequence MAAERIGSIIKHLAPGSALNSIQAKNPDDIVITLAARTPLTKAKKGGFKDTSLEYMVYALLKEVRERSNLDPALVEDICLGNVSDAKAAYKVRASALAAGFPNTAGASSVNRFCSSGLKATADIAHSILNGSIEIGIAMGAEQMTIGGDALEKPFDEAVTSQSQESVDCMQPMGWTSENVSKDFGVTRDVMDKYAAESFQKAEAAQKAGLFADEIVPITTKVKGPDGQEKEVTLTQDEGIRPGTTAESLGKIRSAFPQWGGATTGGNASQLTDGAAAVLLMKRSTALKLGQPIMAKYVGSTVAGLAPRIMGIGPSIAIPKLLAQHNISLDDIDVVEINEAFASMAVYCQDKLGLTSDKLNPRGGAIALGHPLGATGARQIVTGLSECRRRKKKMLLTSMCIGTGQGMAGLFVNEQV encoded by the exons ATGGCCGCTGAACGTATTGGTTCCATCATCAAGCACCTGGCCCCTGGGTCGGCGCTCAACAGCAT TCAAGCGAAGAACCCCGATGACATTGTTATCACCCTCGCTGCCCGAACCCCTCTcacaaaggccaagaagggtgGTTTCAAGGATACTTCTCTCGAATACATGGTATATGCTCTGCTCAAGGAGGTTCGGGAACGATCAAACCTCGACCCTGCCCTTGTTGAGGACATCTGCCTTGGAAAC GTCTCCGATGCCAAGGCTGCCTACAAGGTTCGCGCCTCTGCTCTCGCCGCTGGCTTCCCCAACACCGCCGGTGCTTCTTCCGTCAACCGATTCTGCTCTTCCGGTCTGAAGGCCACCGCCGATATCGCCCACTCCATTCTTAATGGCTCCATCGAGATCGGTATCGCTATGGGTGCTGAACAAATGACCATTGGAGGCGATGCGCTCGAGAAGCCTTTCGACGAGGCTGTTACGTCACAAAGCCAGGAGTCCGTGGATTGCATGCAGCCCATGGGTTGGACCAGCGAGAATGTCAGCAAGGACTTTGGCGTCACCCGCGATGTGATGGACAAGTACGCGGCTGAGAGTTTCCAAAAGGCTGAGGCGGCGCAAAAGGCTGGTTTGTTCGCCGATGAGATCGTAcccatcaccaccaaggtcaagggcCCCGATGGTCAGGAGAAGGAGGTTACTCTTACCCAGGACGAGGGTATCCGACCAGGCACTACCGCTGAGAGCCTCGGCAAGATTCGATCTGCTTTCCCTCAATGGGGTGGAGCTACAACTGGTGGCAACGCCAGCCAGCTTACTGACGGAG CTGCCGCcgtgttgttgatgaagcgaTCTACAGCCCTCAAGCTGGGCCAGCCTATCATGGCCAAGTACGTTGGTTCTACCGTCGCTGGCCTTGCCCCTCGCATCATGGGCATTGGTCCCAGCATTGCCATCCCGAAGCTTCTCGCTCAGCACAACATCTCGCTTGACGATATCGACGTCGTTGAGATCAACGAGGCCTTTGCTTCTATGGCCGTTTATTGTCAAGACAAGCTTGGTCTGACATCAGACAAGCTCAACCCTCGTGGTGGAGCTATCGCTCTTGGTCACCCACTGGGGGCTACAGGTGCTCGACAGATTGTTACAGGCCTTTCTGAGTGCAGGCggcgaaagaagaagatgctgttGACCAGCATGTGCATTGGTACAGGCCAGGGCATGGCCGGTCTGTTTGTCAACGAGCAGGTCTAA
- a CDS encoding sulfate transporter family-domain-containing protein: protein MAKRPSHSRTNSGTDHRPTQPSALRQALSAHDRNESESPTAEGSATPTSVPVASPPDSPGHPPGASINEIFANETTPLIDGNNLRSNPRRGSVHPAHPGVCSHGTFSPRPMSPTLTMRSTDEDGSETAGSGTHIPVLDNAITTIVGHEDWKKWLKKRMRTKTMGHSSMLAEQAGFEDTAFMYIAYYVPCLNWMRQYKVSYLRGDLVAAITMASFYLPMALSLAANLAHVPPIHGLYAFVFNPFIYALLGSCPQMVVGPEAAGSLLVGTVVKQNVGSGEDEDNDLLHAQICGIVAGMAGAMVLIAGLARLGFMDSVLSRPFLRGFISAIGFVIAVDQLIPELGLAELADDAGVSHGSPVEKIRFIINNIHEAHGLTFAIAGISFLVIMICRELKNRLQPRYPGVAYIPDRFVVVVVSAILCWRLDWENQGVEILGTVKAANGQLLAFQWPFKLEHMPHIRSAMATSFLIALLGFFESSVAAKSLGSSETIQGIQLSANREMIALGIANMVGGCFMSLPAFGGYGRSKVNKSTGGKSPASSMFLSIISLLSIFFLLPYFYYLPKPVLSAMISVVAYSLIEEAPHDISFFLKIRGWTELGLMAVIFLATMFYSLTLGMAFGVGLSMLMVIKHSTRPRIQILGRIPGTNRFENAEGDKASLEFVEGCLIVKIPEPLTFANTGELKSRLRRLELYGTSKAHPALPRLRSTDMNRNVIFDIHGVTSMDGSGTQVLTEIVRNYHDRGVRVYFSRCPVRKDHPVWRLMLSSGIVEMAGERHFVNDVEEALRLTEYEESIAGESSRAQEL, encoded by the exons ATGGCCAAACGACCCTCCCACAGTCGTACCAACTCCGGGACAGACCACCGTCCTACTCAGCCCAGTGCTCTCCGTCAAGCTCTGAGTGCTCATGATCGAAACGAGAGCGAAAGCCCGACCGCAGAAGGTTCTGCGACTCCCACGAGCGTCCCGGTCGCATCGCCTCCAGATTCGCCAGGACATCCTCCGGGAGCCTCAATAAACGAGATCTTCGCGAACGAAACAACGCCTCTAATCGATGGGAACAACCTGCGTTCAAACCCACGCCGAGGAAGCGTTCACCCTGCCCATCCTGGTGTCTGCAGCCATGGCACTTTCAGTCCACGACCTATGAGCCCAACCTTGACTATGAGGAGCACCGACGAGGATGGTAGCGAGACTGCAGGCTCAGGCACGCACATTCCTGTGCTAGACAATGCAATTACGACAATCGTGGGTCATGAAGACTGGAAGAaatggttgaagaagagaatgcGAACAAAGACAATGGGCCATAGCAGTATGCTGGCTGAACAAGCTGGTTTCGAGGATACAGCATTCAT GTATATTGCGTACTACGTCCCCTGCTTGAACTGGATGCGACAGTACAAGGTTTCATATCTTCGTGGCGATCTTGTTGCGGCCATTACCATGGCTTCCTTTTACTTGCCGATGGCCCTCTCCCTCGCTGCGAATCTCGCCCACGTCCCTCCGATTCACGGTCTCTACGCCTTCGTCTTCAATCCCTTCATCTACGCCCTTCTGGGATCCTGCCCACAGATGGTAGTTGGCCCTGAAGCTGCCGGCTCACTTCTTGTGGGAACTGTTGTCAAGCAGAATGTTGGTTCtggagaagacgaagacaaTGACTTGTTGCATGCGCAAATCTGTGGAATTGTCGCTGGTATGGCGGGTGCCATGGTTCTCATCGCTGGCCTTGCGCGATTGGGTTTCATGGACAGCGTTCTCAGTAGGCCTTTTCTCCGTGGTTTCATCAGCGCGATCGGTTTCGTCATTGCCGTTGACCAGTTAATTCCTGAGTTAGGACTCGCTGAACTGGCTGACGATGCTGGCGTAAGCCACGGCAGTCCCGTTGAGAAGATTAGGTTCATAATTAACAACATTCACGAAGCACATGGTTTGACGTTTGCCATCGCCGGAATTAGCTTTCTGGTCATCATGATCTGCCG TGAACTCAAGAATCGTCTTCAGCCTCGATATCCTGGCGTTGCCTATATCCCGGATCGTTTCGTGGTCGTTGTTGTATCTGCAATTCTTTGCTGGCGCCTCGATTGGGAAAACCAGGGAGTTGAGATCCTAGGCACAGTCAAGGCCGCCAACGGCCAGCTACTTGCCTTCCAATGGCCCTTCAAGCTCGAGCATATGCCGCACATTCGAAGTGCCATGGCCACATCCTTCCTCATTGCACTTCTTGGATTTTTCGAATCCTCGGTAGCTGCAAAGAGTCTGGGCTCAAGTGAGACTATCCAGGGTATTCAGTTGAGTGCCAACAGAGAAATGATTGCGCTCGGTATCGCCAATATGGTTGGTGGATGTTTCATGAGCCTACCAGCTTTTGGCGGATATGGACGAAGCAAGGTGAATAAGAGCACCGGAGGCAAGAGTCCCGCCAGTTCCATGTTTCTGAGCATCATCTCTCTGCtatccatcttcttccttctccccTACTTTTACTACCTGCCA AAACCTGTCCTGTCAGCAATGATCTCTGTCGTCGCCTACTCGTTGATAGAAGAGGCTCCCCATGacatcagcttcttcttgaagatccGTGGCTGGACTGAGCTGGGTCTCATGGCTGTTATCTTCCTTGCAACCATGTTCTACTCTCTCACACTTGGTATGGCATTCGGTGTAGGACTGTCGATGCTCATGGTTATCAAGCATAGCACGCGACCACGCATCCAGATCCTGGGCCGAATTCCGGGGACAAATCGATTTGAGAATGCTGAAGGTGACAAGGCGAGTCTTGAATTTGTCGAGGGTTGTCTCATCGTCAAGATTCCGGAGCCTTTGACTTTCGCCAATACAGGAGAGCTCAAGTCCCGACTTCGTCGGCTGGAGCTCTATGGTACATCGAAAGCGCATCCTGCTCTGCCTCGCCTTCGCAGTACCGACATGAACCGAAACGTCATCTTTGATATCCACGGTGTAACTTCCATGGATGGATCTGGTACGCAGGTTCTGACTGAGATCGTACGTAACTACCACGATCGAGGAGTGCGGGTGTACTTTTCTCGGTGCCCAGTTCGCAAAGATCACCCTGTATGGCGATTGATGTTAAGCAGTGGCATTGTGGAAATGGCTGGCGAGAGACATTTCGTAAATGACGTGGAAGAGGCATTGCGTTTGACAGAGTACGAAGAAAGCATTGCTGGCGAGTCGAGCCGGGCGCAAGAGCTCTAG